GCTGTTGCTGCCGTTCCCGCGTGATGCCCTGCATGCGGCGCCCGATCAGGCCGAGCTGCCCGAGGAGCAGGCGGTCGGTCTCCGGGGAACGCGGCGCGGCGCGGTAGGACCGCAACAACTCGGGAAGGTCCTCGCGGGCCGCTTGCCGGACGTCGTAGGCGTCGCGGCCCAGGGAGAGGTCGCCCGCCGTGGCGCGCAGAGCGTCGCGGGTGGCGATCACCGTGGCGTGCAGGGCCGACCGTGCGGAAGCAGGCAACGCCCGTTCACCGGCCCGCAAGAGCGCGAGCAGACCTGTCTCGTCGTCGCCCGTCGCGGCGTCAAGGGGGCCCGGCACGGCCTCCTCCGGCGCCGTGATCAGGCGGGAGGCCCGGCGGAACGTCCAGATGGCGCCGAGGGCGGCGAGCAGCAGCGTGAAGCCGAGCAGCCACCCGGCCGCGGCGTACCCGGACGCCGTCCCGATCCCCAGCAGGACGAGCAGCGGCACCAGCAGCACCGCCCCGAGCACGCTCAGCACCAGCAGCACCACGAGGCCCAGGGCCCGCCGGGCCAGGCTGGCGCCGCGCCGGACCGGAAGGTGCGGCCTGCCCGGCAGTGACCAGGGGTCACGGCTGACGCCCGCATGGTGTGCGGCGGGCCGGATCAGGTACCGCACCACCCGCGAGCCGGTGCGGGCGGCCATGTACAGGGTGGTGACACGCGAAGCCATATCTTCAGGGTACGCGGCCCGGCTCTTCCGGGTTCCCCTTCGCCTCACGGTTCCCGGCCCCCCGCCACTCCCGCACCCGGTCCGCGAGCGCCTGCCACGGCCCGAGCTGGAAGTGGTTGTGCCCGAGGGGACTGGTGGAGGGCAGCACCCAGACCTCCGCCCCCTCCAGCCGCTCAGCCTGCGGGCCGTAGGGCAGGCGTCCGGTGGGCACCCCCAGCGTCTCCGAAGCCCCGCGCTTGCTGGTGAAGGCGACGATGGCCGGGCGGTACCGCCGAATCTTCTCCCGCAGTTCGTGCGGCGCCCAGGCCTCTCCGGGCAGGGCGGCGTCCACCCCGCTGTGGCGTTTGGCCACGTCCGTCAGGCCGATACCGTACTGCGGGAGGGTCGGGTACTCGCGCGGGGCGAGTTGCCGGGGCGTCAGGCCCGTCTCGGCCAGCACCCACCAGAACTTGTTGTGGGGGTTGGCGTAATAAGCCTTCGCCCGCGCGCTGATGCGGCTGGGGGCGGTGCCGACCAGCACCAGCGTCAGGCCCTCTTGCAGCACATCGGGGACGAGGTAGCCCTCGCCCAGCCGGGAGGC
The window above is part of the Deinococcus metallilatus genome. Proteins encoded here:
- a CDS encoding mismatch-specific DNA-glycosylase, translated to MLQEGLTLVLVGTAPSRISARAKAYYANPHNKFWWVLAETGLTPRQLAPREYPTLPQYGIGLTDVAKRHSGVDAALPGEAWAPHELREKIRRYRPAIVAFTSKRGASETLGVPTGRLPYGPQAERLEGAEVWVLPSTSPLGHNHFQLGPWQALADRVREWRGAGNREAKGNPEEPGRVP